Below is a genomic region from Helicoverpa armigera isolate CAAS_96S chromosome 12, ASM3070526v1, whole genome shotgun sequence.
GGGCGacacacggagtaaggaaagatgaccggagatgccataatgcaggtaggtcagacgccttttTGTTGCTCAATGTAGAGCTTAAATTGATCAGTTACTAGGAGTAATGAGACATTcaggttccttgtcaaatcaaaacaaatgtgtcattgattttgattgattggtcattttattttgaaaataatgggcgggttccatagaaggcgtgtaaaggTGGAGTTATATCGTTCTTCGTCTCCCGAATACCCGCATTTTGActtgatatttttctttatgacatctccgctagtcattttgttctccatggggcGACATAATTGCTCGTGACGTCATCAACTAAAATGGACGCGATTATAACGATAATTGGCAAAAATTTGATGAACGTTCTATATTAATTATGTCAATTTTGATAGATTGTTATTATAGGACATTTATTTCTGAATGGTTCCCTTCCACATTATTATAGGCACGTTCAGTAATGCTAATTGTTTGTAGTGAAATAGACACCtacgtttattatttaatgtgaAATACAAGTGGATACAGCTTCGGTCTGAGACTTTGTTCTGgcttctgctaattttactgagcttataataggtattaaaatTTTCCTAAAGTATAATACCGTTCacattttattcatgttttaatCTCCTTTCTGCCCTGTTCTTTTAATTTGGGTTTGCTCCAATTCATATTTTCATCttctaagaaaaataacaaaaagaaagACCTTCTGAAGCCAATTAAAAAGTACACAATATATCCGCACAGAATTAATTAGCTATTCATTTATAATGCGATTTTTGTTGGACGAACTCCGGCTAAATTAAGTTTAGGTGGCACTGTGCCTTCATTAAGATGTTTCTTAAGATAGAACTCTCCTGGGATTTCCAGAATTTGCAGCAGTTTTAAACTTACGACGAAAAATACGAGATTTTATCTGTTTCTACCCTTTGGGTGTAGATGTAATCTGGTAATTAGGTAAAAGGTTCTCACACATTTGTgaatctctctctctctctctcacACACATCTTTGCAGTTTGATACATcgttatttgtatatttttccaaactatgtctaaattagaaaatctttaaaattaaccTACTAGATAATTGTTTGGTCGTAATTATAATTTCTTGATAAACTTACTGAATTTTTAGAGACTTGTATATTGGGAAATTTTGTACCTAACTGGaataaaccttttttgttaattaataacttaggtCAATACAGTGTTAAGAGGTActcagtacctacttaattcaaatatttgaacatCGTATATTTTCATCATATTACAAGCTCTTTAAATTCCCTAATTGGCATGGCAATCATTAACGACAACACCCATAGCTAATAAAACACGAATAATTCTGTTAGTATGGCGGTACACCTAATTTGTGTTCAAATTATTTTGCGCCGCTCCAAttactcaaagtaatttgaaGAAGATGCTTTCTAATTTCCATTAGGGAGCCGTTTCATTGGACATAAAACCGTGTTCTTGTTGGAAAATAATCGCCATAATGGTTTATACTGGAATACAGAACAACTAGAGCcaagaacaaaaatattatatttatttctttaaacgGGATGCTAGTTTCTGAGACGTTTGTAAATAAGACGTTTTACAGGCAGAGGAGTCATAAAGCTAATAAGTACCTAGCTTAAATTGATTATAAAAGTTTAAGGAACTTTTgtgtgtaactatgtatgttgacATTTTAGCTAAGTATGTCCAGGTTTCTAACTACCAGGTACGTTTTGACATTAACTTTGATAGTAATTCCAATTCATCATATGTATCCACGTAATACTTAACCAATTAATAATtcatataaataagttaatgaactttttaaatcagtttaatCACTGGTTGGTGGGAAAGGATCGAGACGCGTGGAGACAAAATGAGGAGgcttttgcccagcagtggaacagGTCGGGttataaacaaaaagtttttaatgataaaatgcGTGAacagattataatattaattatcttTTAATTGGGTTAGAAATATGTATATGGAATCCTTGGAAATAGTAGAcattttaagctttattttatttttttgaatagaGCCGTCGAAACCGTTAGAAACTACTAGAATAAAGTGAAGATAAACGTCACATTCAGTCACACTAAGCCAGCCCTACCTAGCACTAATAATTATAGCTCGTTTATAGCATGGTTAGACCAAACGtgtgttaaaatgttaattaaatacctGAAGCTTTTAGTTTTTGCCACTTTATGGATATAGGAAGGGTGGGCATGAAAATGCGAAGTTTATCATAAACGAAATGGTTTAATTCAAAAGCTGCTAGCCTATGATATGTACTGTATCTAAAGTAAACTTTcgcaaattatatttaagaaggcAATGGtatttagatttaaattaattaaacttctTTACAATTAAGAAATACACTTTTAATACAATCAAGTTAAATTGACAATAGTGTTAtaagccaaaaatagtttttcttaaaacctaGTATAACTTGTCTCAccaaagtagaaaaaaaatcaatcaaattaaatgGCAAACAATAAACACTTCGATTGTAGAAGTTCcactaatataaaaagttgaattaatcaaaaatattattgcgagtacgtttttataaatatgtactccTCTCTTacgaactctcttatgtactcttctatgtactctcttatgttctctcttatatactctcttatgttctctcttatgtactctgttATGTTCTcgcttatatactctcttatgtactcttttatgtactatcttatgtactctcttatattctctcttatatactctcttatgttctctcttatgtactctcttatttactctcttatgtactctcttatttactctcttatgtactctcttatgtactctcttatgtactctcttatgttctctcttaatgtactctcttatgttctctcttatatactctcttatgtactattttatgtactatcttatgtactctcttatgttctctcttaatGTACTCTCTGATGttctctcttatatactctcttatgtactattttatgtactatcttatgtactctcttatgttctctcttatatactctcttatgtactctcttatgttctctcttatgtactctcttatgttctctcttatgttctctcttatgtactctctcatGTTTTCCTCATATGAACTCTTATAAACAAAaggtatgttttaaatatttgggcaaataatataatttactctTTTGCAGTGGCATTTGAAAATACCAGAGTTTGTACAATGATCCTTTTCCATACTTTTGAATAAGTTTTGACTTGTGTTTCTGTCCCCTAAATTCGCAAGAACTAAGAACTCTTCACTTAGAGACTGATTCTGTTCTAAGAAAAGCAAAAGAAATAAGGTTCGATCCATTAACTTGAGATAAAAACGTCATTGTTGCATTAGTCACGACATGAGAcgatcaattacttataatactttgttaagttaaaatatcttatatcgatattatgttaaaagtttttgtataattttatgtgagcgaaaatagtttttaatgtaattgtgTTTTATGAGTATTAAACATACttcaatagaatattttattgtatgtaccgttttaaatgtaataggccagacttttttgaaaaaagaggAGTCAACAATTTTATCCCATAGTTCATTGTTGACAAAATGTTTGAGCAATTAATGAAAtctaaatttttgaaaaattgaaacGTTTTAACTTATTGTTTTTGACTGGAATAACTGAAAATTCCACAAAATTTACCTTAAAATCTCCACCTGAAGCCGCAGGGTTTATaagctaaatataaataataatctatttgATTGTTTAAAGCTTAAGCTCTGTTCAAAGTCCGTTTACTTTGCAAAATTTGAGAATTTCCAATAACCACAAGACAACAAACAGTTTTGAGAGAATCAAAATTCTGATAAATGATTACCAAAAAATTCAGAGTTGGGTATTAATAGTTTTACGACCATATGCACAAAAAGTTCATCATAGAATATCTAGAAATTTATCCTCAAAAATTCTAGTCTAACTAGTTATGTAGATGAAGCGGTCGCTGGTTTCGTGGCCACTCAATTAGTACTTGTATACTTTATTACCTCTGGTCCGTGACTCCACGCAAAACAATAGTATCGAATACATAGCGGAGTTAAATACACGTGCCAAAACTTGATAACAAATggagtgagttttatttttattttattttttttagcttttttaacGTGCCTTTTTTATAATCTGtcgttataatatattttaagccaggaacatttaaattaattgtttagaCTGATTAGtgataatataaatgtttttgttttggcgGCACTTTCGTACCAACTGCTTTTAGtactttgcatttattttaagttaggAAGATGAGAAATAGTTTTATGATACTAAATCCCAAGTTTGCCGACatagctttttttaaataactgattattttgtatgttgaacttaaaaattcataataaatagttattttaagaaaacttacgGTAACTGtggtcggtgaacttgggcccaaattttttttgtttctttcagtACCGATAAAGGCACAGTTAACCAAACTAGTCCAAGTAAAGATGAAGAACGTAAGCTCAGAAGGAAAAGACAAAGGCGTCAATTCGGTAATGTGTGCGTTGAGTACACTCAAAGCACATCGCTTCAGGGCCTGCCGTTCTTGACTAAGGAAGGACTCACTATGACTGAGAGGTAAGCActaatggtcttactacaaaaagttaaacatgtgtcaaacactcgTCTAAAAAAAGTTTGGCTGCAACATGgacaacgtcataatctgtaattttttatttagacaagtgttaaactggcGTTTAAAATTTTTTGTGGTAAAACGGTTATTGTTGAATTTTATAACATAGGGGCCAGATGTTTTCCGAGGTTTTACCGCGTCCGGGGGGAACTTCCTCCCGTCCCTGAAGTATCTAAATATAGTCTATGTAATTCTGAGATAGTGTAGATTTTAAACAGCGAAAAGATtgtccaaatcggttcagtagttttgaaccacacaaacaaataatgtgttatttttttaaatatttttattcaatgtaataattgtatttatagaTGCTGGTTTTATTATCAATGCGATGTTTTTCCTGCTATAATCATAACATCATATCGCACTATATAAGCAGCTTTTTGTCCCAGTGCAAATTAGTTCTAGCTAGTGAAACATAATTCTAATGGTTGTTAGTTATGGTCGGTCggagttatttaataaattccttATATTTATTAAGCACATTGCGGAAACCGACCTTGAGtgtcataaaaacaaataatacattagtgtaaaaaactaaaaaacacgctagtcatgtatgaAGACCGGGGGTCAAATTAAGACTctgatgcccattttcaccaacaatctcttattctaagtgccacttagaataagggctctcccaattttgacataaatgactatggataagggatacctaaactttggtgaaaacgaaattcttattaagtgttccgtaaatgctcttaggggatcccttaatttaagtatttgttggtgaaaatgggcatgagattttcttacatagatagttacaagtgaagctgaTAAGCGTGTCAAAAAAGTTATAAAcgtgtacagtcaacttcaggtcagtggtaatagttttataggaaaatcgtacttattactatttagTTAAGGAGCATGaaagttaccactaatgtgcagtttactgtacacTTCTATTTGGTTTGATTTCAGAACATTTTGGCTTCTCACTATTATTGCGAGTCTCATGATGTGTGGGTATTTGATTGAAGATGTATGGACGAAGTGGCAGACCAGTCCCGTCATAGTAACTGTGAGCGAGCAACTTGTTCCTGTTATACAGGTTGGTTAATTAAACAGTACTTCTCATTTTTCTCTTAggtacaaatacctacatagacTACTGGAGTACTATTGTTTATCTGGAGTATCAAGCTGAgcagttaaaaattattaaaaaaacttcccaATCCCAATAGTATAAAAATTAGGATCTCACTTTGGCTTTGCCCCTAAGATCCTAAAAAGACCAGGCTTAAAATAAAACCTGAGAAAACGAACGTTTAGAACCAaaagataagtagcttaagtttgtatatatgtatagtgtgtacattaataattcaataaaatatttattacttagaaccaaaataatattagtgcTCGCAATTTGCTGTTTTGGCGCCTGTTTGACAGttcaatcattattttaacCGTGAAGGTTATCGTCAAAAATCACGACCCGCAATTGATTGATAACGATAATGCTCGTTATAACTCAGTTTGCATGTTAACCTAAAATTCTAGATAAATAAGCAGTTGATTTTAAAGTCTATACCTAATATCATAATAAAGACTTTCAGGCTGATTTTAGCCACGGCGGCAGATCTCAtaaaaggagatcagccagttgcgcaggacaAATTACAGTGCACAGACgtaggtgcactcactattcctttactaTCATAACCCAGTGGGACgaaaatccgacacgaccgaagaaagattaaaactaaataacatcAATCATTAGATATTTCttgataatacataataatattttcaggtGCCTTTGCCGTCAATTACAATTTGTCCTCAAGCAAAATGTAAGTTGTCGGTTTATAACTACAGCAGTGTAGTGGACGATTATGAAAGTGGCCGGTATTCTAAAACGTGAGTAAAGTAATTTCAagtcaaaactattttaatattccaAATAAGAAAGGTTTAACGAGGCGTCTACATACAGGATAGAATTTattcagtgcgcaaactttgtcaacttatggataaataagttttacagatatatttttattttgttgtgttttagtacaaaaaggATAGCGAAAGATGtatattttgtaaccgattatCATAGTCGTTATAGTAGGAACGGGGGCCGCGCGGCGGCAACGCCAAACCCGCAGctatatgttttgttattgattCTGAACCACCATTTTCGCACTGCTTTTGTTTACTgcaaattcattcctgtatatttAATGTATAGACAATTTGGGGGCACTTAAACTACGCAGTAGGGGTCCGTGACACAAAAATATTGCTATTATTTTTTGGCGAATATTCACATCATATCCGAAGTTGCATGAAGGAAGAGAAATGCATGagataatcttattttattttatcttattaccTTTCAGACCCCTGGAAGAAAGGTATAAGTGGTCGGGAATTACTCTACTTTGTCCCAAAAATATGCGTGCTGGACCCAGGACTTCTAGGAGACAAAACTCTACtacaatgaaacaaataaatgagGTAAATATCGCCTCAGGTTACTAATATATAAAGTCGAAGCCAAAGTTTgattgaacacgctaatctcaagaacaaGCTGCCTTAATTTAAAAGTGCTTGATGTTAGATCTACTGTTTATCAAGGAAGGatgtaagctactttttatctaggtgcaaATTAGCTACAATGGCCAAACTGCAGGTAAATTAGGTGTAATTCTGAATTGAAGAtactatctagacacacggcagtgtgtccgccaagtttgagcaaaaaaggcgacacaccggccgtgggttatattacacgaaccatttcgggccaaattcgacccccctgtaactcaaaatctattttatttacgcatatcaaatttctagtatctgttgagaccccctcacttatctaaaatacaaaatttcattaatatacctattgtaggtcttgagatattgacgtcagaaaatcgctatttttactatacactcactgactgattcactgactcactcatcaaaaacctagaccacttccaatggtcgtattgacttgaaatttggcatggaggtaggtctttatgtcaaggtaaagggaaaaatctgaaaatggccaagtgtgagtcggtttcaaaataatgaaggtgtaaaatacccagtgtaaatttatacccctaaggaactaaaacgaactaaatttatctatatttatataatatatcttcgaatgatcgtaccgatctgaaattcgttacaaaggtttgtatttagtcaaagtaaaaatctgaaaacggccaagtgtgagtcactttcgaaaataacgaatgtgtaactttgatccacgaacataatatttgataacatgtcatgtcagtcagttggtaaatctagtccatttagttaatctagttcatttctttgtaagaagcatagtgcatattcaaaaatctgaaagatagtataaatgagacatttacttaactgacttaatcataagaaaaaaataaaataaacaaccttacaaaaataaatgaaatcccacccaaaacaaaaatgtgaaagactgccaagttcgataatatgggaatgcttcgcctataaaagaagtgagatctgaataagtaccaagttccatacacatacctcagttaaaaatagttactttttaatgatgattacttggcaagttttagtagaaaattaaatacttgattcattgcgtttagtaggtttataacaaggtgtatgaaaacttgccaagtaacatcattaaaaagtaactatttttaactgaggtatgtgtatggaacttggtacttattcagatctcacttcttttataggcgaagcattcccatattatcgaacttggcagtctttcacatttttgttttgggtgggataattATTTCAGGTAGCCTTAGACTACAGGGACGTCTTTAAATTATGCAATATAAACGACGATTATGCGGACTGTAGAGAACTGTTTTCGAAAGTGCTGACAGCTTCAGGAGTCTGTTTTACAATGAATGTGTTAGCAGCCGAGGAGATACTACACGTGgaaaagtaagaaaaataattttcaatcaaCAAGATTGTTTTAGGTTTGAAATCATCAACAGACATATTTATAGTCTATAGTCCCATTACAGGCTGCTTGTCATATGGAGAAGGAACAAGCATTAATCATCACCCTTTCTCAAGGTGGAATAGCGACTATAGACTCGTTTCTTCAAgtccttcacctttactcaggcattggtgtccaagttatACGTAATTGAAATCAACCCGCACTTTCGTACTTGAGACTAGGCTACTGGGCTTTAACCACTAGACTACAACAACtttttcaaatacattttaaagatTTCGTTTGTTCTAGATTACAGCAAGATTTCACATATTTGAGTTCAACAAGACCCTCGCAGAATTGGTCGATTGAACGCGGATATCTGAGTGGATTCGATTCTAAAGAAGTTTACCCTATTCGAGGATTGgtactatttatttaccatAAGCTTTACgtattctttttaataaattaaatttttcaacgTTTTAATGTTTCGAAAGCTCGCTGTCAACTGGTTTTCATTACTTTGCAGGCATCTGATACTAGAGCAACAGTGAGCATAAAGTTTAAGCAAAGATTGGACGACCACGATGGTCTATGCCACGGCCCATCTCCAGGGTTCCAGGTATGTGGGGATAAAGAGGTACacataatataacaaataaaattgttgtgtGTGTATGGAGCTATTATCAATTCTTCCTCATGTTAGTCACTAAAGTCCCCCAGAACTAGACCGATTAaaatttagttatattttagtgggtttgaaattatatttcagtTTGGTGCTGCCGTCAAAATTCATCAGGTCtaataaatgtatataattGTTGTGCTTTTTCTGCAATAATTAGGAACAACATAGGAGGCCTAGTAGTGACACATGAAATATTACCATCGTGAAGTAAAcaatgtatttgtttgtttcaggtgCACGTGCAGCACCCGGCGGAGTGGCCGCAGACCTCGCTATACACGCAGACCATTAACGTCAACGAGCAAGCTGTGCTGGCGCTCAGCTTCAGTATAATGAACACTTCGGAGGCATTGAGGAGTTACCGTCCAGAATTGTATTTATGatcattgtatttatttattagttttaaaactctATTACGCACACCAGACCACTTGGATCCTTAAACTTGGATGTATCCATGACAAGAAACTGAGGaaaataaactacttattattgtaaagtgtgcAGCGATTTTCCGAGCCGCCATAGAGTTTGACGAAAACTATTCAGTGTTTCCTGTGCAACGAGTTTCCATCTTCTATAacaggcaatttttttaattgcagACGACAATGCTATTTTCCTGGGGAACGTCAGTtaaagtactttaaaatatacacaGCTAAGAATTGTAGAGCGGAATGTTTGGCAAACATTACTTTAGAGTGTTGCAAATGTGTTCCATTTTATCTGCCTCgtaagtaactttttttttttaaatctagatatatacctacaatataaaaaagattGGAATATAGTAATCCTCTTTCGAGTTAATAAGTGTGCAGTTACCTTTCTAGACAAAACCAATGAAACCACAATGCGCAAcgcaaaacttttttcaaataaattaccttCTGTTTTAGATAACGACAGTGACCAGATTTGTGGAGTAGCATACAAACTGTGTACAGAATCAGCGGAAGGTACTAGTAacagtttttgtataaaatatgtttcttgTACAAGTTCTCAGTGCATGTTAAAgaacatcatctcccgaaccttttcccaactattttggggtcagcTGCCAGTCTGACTGGACGCAGTTGTGTAtcagtgttttgcaaggagcgactgcctatctgacctcctcaacgcagttacccgagcaacccaataccccttggtacgACTTGGCACGACATAAAAGAACGTTGTTTCAGAAAAAATGGCACAACGCGAAGCCAATGTCGACGCGCCGGATAGATGCAAATGCCTCGAATCGTGCAATTCAATAACATACGACTCACAACTCATAAGAACTGGTCGTTACCAAGATACCTGGAATCCTTCACTTCAAGgcaataacttttatgaaacatTACCTCAAAATCTATCGGGGTAAGCCCATTGtaaaatttgattatttttttggcttcgaaattactgaaccgatttttttaaattctttactgTTGGGTAgctatatattttatccgagtatgggcagtagtttctacgaaacgcgggtgaaaccgcaggaaaacgggaTATTTCATGCATAACTGGTATAACTATAAAACTTCCTCGACCGAAGTCCCAGGTTCGATACCCGTTTCGGTCgatatttgtgtgatgagcatgtttgttggtcGTGGTCTGGGCGTTACATAtaagtagctatatgtagttatcagttgtgttagtacccataacacaagtttattaataacttaccatggcgCTAACCGACCTTGTgggaaaaggtgtcccgacattattattattaaaaaaaactgtgaaaTGTTTCAGGGTCCATTATTCAGAGCTGAAGGTATTCTACAAGAGCCCGCAGTTCATATCGATGCGTCGCTCGGAGTTGTTCGGCGTTACTGACTTCCTCGCCAACTGTGGTGGTCTACTGGGCTTGTTCCTGGGCTTCTCATTCTTGAGCCTGGTGGAAATCATATACTTCTTCACACTCAGGTAAAATGTACACCACAATCCATTTAATCTAACCCTTTTTAATACATTggaataaaaagtttaaagcGAAGGGCTGTTAGACTAAGTTTATGTAAAAGTACTCTATTCGAGTCTTTCACGACACCGCTCGGAGCCGCGGAGGGCGGTTGTGGTAAAAAAATCATACCGCTCGACCGCGCGTTCGGGCGGTTTTCCAGTAAAAGGCTTGATTTCATAAAGGTCAATATAACATAAGATCCGATTTACCGATTACCGCAGCGCTGCGCGTGGTTCTATGTGTGAACAACCCTAATttcataaagtaaaattaactgTTTTATACTTCAGGCTCTGCTGTGCATTAAGAAAGGATCTAAAACAACAGAGAACAAACTCCATGGAGAAAAATGAAGGTCATGAATTAACTGAAGAGTGTTTGCCATCGGTTTGTGAAAAAACTCCAAATTATCGTATTGactagaataatattttttatgtgtaacttttagtaaataattattttattagttattcAAGTTTAGGcttaaagtgttatttttattcttgtctAGTCCCATGTGcctattaattttatcttgattaaataaatgtgCTTATAAAGTATACTAATAGAA
It encodes:
- the LOC110382513 gene encoding pickpocket protein 28 isoform X2; the protein is MDTDKGTVNQTSPSKDEERKLRRKRQRRQFGNVCVEYTQSTSLQGLPFLTKEGLTMTERTFWLLTIIASLMMCGYLIEDVWTKWQTSPVIVTVSEQLVPVIQVPLPSITICPQAKCKLSVYNYSSVVDDYESGRYSKTPLEERYKWSGITLLCPKNMRAGPRTSRRQNSTTMKQINEVALDYRDVFKLCNINDDYADCRELFSKVLTASGVCFTMNVLAAEEILHVEKLQQDFTYLSSTRPSQNWSIERGYLSGFDSKEVYPIRGLASDTRATVSIKFKQRLDDHDGLCHGPSPGFQVHVQHPAEWPQTSLYTQTINVNEQAVLALSFSIMNTSEALRSYRPELRQCYFPGERQLKYFKIYTAKNCRAECLANITLECCKCVPFYLPHNDSDQICGVAYKLCTESAEEKMAQREANVDAPDRCKCLESCNSITYDSQLIRTGRYQDTWNPSLQGNNFYETLPQNLSGVHYSELKVFYKSPQFISMRRSELFGVTDFLANCGGLLGLFLGFSFLSLVEIIYFFTLRLCCALRKDLKQQRTNSMEKNEGHELTEECLPSVCEKTPNYRID
- the LOC110382513 gene encoding pickpocket protein 28 isoform X1, with the translated sequence MDTDKGTVNQTSPSKDEERKLRRKRQRRQFGNVCVEYTQSTSLQGLPFLTKEGLTMTERTFWLLTIIASLMMCGYLIEDVWTKWQTSPVIVTVSEQLVPVIQVPLPSITICPQAKCKLSVYNYSSVVDDYESGRYSKTPLEERYKWSGITLLCPKNMRAGPRTSRRQNSTTMKQINEVALDYRDVFKLCNINDDYADCRELFSKVLTASGVCFTMNVLAAEEILHVEKLQQDFTYLSSTRPSQNWSIERGYLSGFDSKEVYPIRGLASDTRATVSIKFKQRLDDHDGLCHGPSPGFQVCGDKEVHVQHPAEWPQTSLYTQTINVNEQAVLALSFSIMNTSEALRSYRPELRQCYFPGERQLKYFKIYTAKNCRAECLANITLECCKCVPFYLPHNDSDQICGVAYKLCTESAEEKMAQREANVDAPDRCKCLESCNSITYDSQLIRTGRYQDTWNPSLQGNNFYETLPQNLSGVHYSELKVFYKSPQFISMRRSELFGVTDFLANCGGLLGLFLGFSFLSLVEIIYFFTLRLCCALRKDLKQQRTNSMEKNEGHELTEECLPSVCEKTPNYRID
- the LOC110382513 gene encoding pickpocket protein 28 isoform X3 encodes the protein MMCGYLIEDVWTKWQTSPVIVTVSEQLVPVIQVPLPSITICPQAKCKLSVYNYSSVVDDYESGRYSKTPLEERYKWSGITLLCPKNMRAGPRTSRRQNSTTMKQINEVALDYRDVFKLCNINDDYADCRELFSKVLTASGVCFTMNVLAAEEILHVEKLQQDFTYLSSTRPSQNWSIERGYLSGFDSKEVYPIRGLASDTRATVSIKFKQRLDDHDGLCHGPSPGFQVCGDKEVHVQHPAEWPQTSLYTQTINVNEQAVLALSFSIMNTSEALRSYRPELRQCYFPGERQLKYFKIYTAKNCRAECLANITLECCKCVPFYLPHNDSDQICGVAYKLCTESAEEKMAQREANVDAPDRCKCLESCNSITYDSQLIRTGRYQDTWNPSLQGNNFYETLPQNLSGVHYSELKVFYKSPQFISMRRSELFGVTDFLANCGGLLGLFLGFSFLSLVEIIYFFTLRLCCALRKDLKQQRTNSMEKNEGHELTEECLPSVCEKTPNYRID